The sequence ACCCCGGCCCCGACCCCATCCACCACGGCTgcccccgcccccggccgccACTCCCGCCGGCGCGGCCGCCCAAGCCCACACCCGCCATGGGAGTCGGGAGCTCAGATCGGGAGGGACGGGGTAGGTAGGGTTCACGAGCGAGCGAGGGTGCTGCCGTCGGGCGCCGGTGTCCAAGTAGCAAGAGGAGAGATGGACGCGTTCCTACAGAGACTCAAGCGGTTGGACGCGTACCCCAAGGTGAACGAGGACTTCTACAAGTGGACGCTCTTTGGCGGCATCGTCACgctcgtcgccgccgtcgtcaTGTTGCTTCTCTTCATCTCCGAGACCAGTAAGTGACTATCCGGCAGCCGGTAGTAGTCCCATTTGttcttcttttcccttttttctATTGTGTGGCCTTGTTGCCGGCTTGGTTGTGGAATTCTGCGCCCCTTTGGGGTACTGATTGCTGCTGCATGCCTGTGATTATGTGGAGAAAAAAGATGGAATTTCGAGAAGCCACTATGTGTTCGCATGGTACTGTCCAGATTAATGCGGCAGACTTCTGGGCGTAAGCTCTAGTGCTGTTGGCTGCGTGGGAGGAAAGATATCCTGTTTTGGTAAAATTACCGTTAGGCATGGACGCGAATCCTAATAATGCATAATGCGAACGATTATTTTTACACACACTATTTGGGCATGAGACTCTGAGCTGCTGGAATATTTCAAAAAAGCTTGGATTTTCAGTTGCTTTCGGTTTTAGTTCATATGGTTGCCACAATTTGGTGGGGGCAATTGAAAGAGAATGAAATTTCGTGGAGTTACTAGATTGATTGATTGATTGATAGACCGAGTGTGCATATAGAGGTGAGAAGATTCTATGGTTTATGTAAACTACATCGATTAGTATTATGTAAACTCTATTGAGGGAAAGATTCTGTTCTTAATCTGCAAATTTGGATTGACACAGATTTACATCACCTTTTTTGGAACCTGATGTGCTAGTACGGTAGTACCTGACTTTCATGGTTTGCCTGTATAAGACATTTTTGGTAAAAAATTCTTTTCTGTCGAGTTTTTCCTCAAAGTACTGGCTAATTTATAGTCATCGCAATTTGGATAGTATTATGCCTCATAGTTTTCTACCATTGGCAAATTTTAGTGTCCTGTCATGAAATTCATGTCATTTGTCATATCTTTTTATGAGCTTTTTATTGCTCTTCGAAAAACTTAACCTCATCTTGTTTACGCCTCTAAAATCTATGATCTACTAATGTTGTTCGTCTTACCAACATGTGATTATTGTAAGGAAATGCTTTGTTACGTTACATACTGTGTTTAAATAAGCAGAATGGAGCATCTGCTAATGCCTTTTGTGTGTTCGTAATGTTTTCAGGGTCATATTTTTATTCAGCAACAGAGACTAAGTTAGTTGTGGACACATCAAGAAGAGAAAGGCTACGAGTAAATGTTAGTACTTTTTAAACGAAATAAACTGTCTGTAGGCTATTGGCTGATCTTGGTGTTTCTTGGGGAAAAGAGTACGAGCACTCTCAATAATGTAACTCAGCAAATGTCATTTGTACATATATATTAGACACCTCCAGCTACCTTGCCAACGCAAGAACGAGAAGACGAGTTAGACTTTGTCAAAACCCTCTTCACTAGtggaggtatcgaccatcactcGTCACTGTAACCCGATGGTGATCGGCAACCATGAGCTTCCATGTTATTGTGTTCTGATACTTGAGACGTTTATTATGAttatgtatgagatattgtctcttattagtactggatgatgagatgtgtcttattatgactacggatgagacttttgtgatgtaattgatgagactatggatttaaaaattgttatgtgattgtgtgtgagatattttatgtgaaaatatgttgttctatatagttgttgatatatttgttatgttgtggaatgtggtgtaaaataaaaataaacaacatttgtaatgctggtcaaattaacttcctagaggctacagtcaactgtaggaagttagccaacTTCCTAGAGGCTACGGTCAGCCGTAGGAAattagtcgtaggaagttagtcagctgagagcgtgaagctactaactttcgagaatctactaacttccgagaggcttctttggctgtaggaagttagctctaggaagttaagctaacttccgacaaaaaatttcTGAGAGCCtaacttccgacgggatggcttaacttccgagagtttagctaacttcctagagtttaagcCTAACTTCTTAGGGTTTAGGCTTtaggaagtttactattttggtgtagtgcatCCCCGCCGCGCCGCCCACCGCCCACACCGCCGCGCCTCCCACCGCCCACAACCGCCGCCGCCACAAGGGCTGACACCGCCCCCAAACACCTCCCGGAGCATCGTCGCTGCCCCCAACCGCCTCctcgagcgccgccgccgcgcccaagGCCGTCGCCGTCCTCGACCGCCTCTCCGAAGCGACTACGACACCCACGTCGTTGAGGTATATACGTCCTTGAactattaaatgttaatgcatGCGAGTGTGATTGTTAAATATGTGTGTacttgtttattttcgtcggttttttatggccgacgggagttaacttttatGTGATTGGTATTAGTTTAATAacacatgtgattagagtgtgattagagttaatttaatatcacatgtgtggcttgatgttaggtaagtattaattctattattatagtagatttaacttatgctattgtattgttaaatttgatgttatttattgattagatttaacttataatattaggatgtatgaaggtttcgatattgataaatttgatgttatttatgtatatatataatttagatgtatgtgtgacgtgtagaaacgtgattgtctcacacacactctttactcgtacacacaaccgcaataatgggtgatagacgtgattggatgaatGAAGGTTTCaaaaagggtgggtgtcacacaagtgaatggtttgccaagacgtaaatgtttctggaccatgcagctgctttgtcacaaatagataatattagatgTCCatacaataaatgtagaaatatgacgagccacaccaagaggcaggtcacactacacctgtgctcacatggtttcgtgtcaggctataaggtctggtatctccacggtgaagatgttgaacgagcaacaaaagtagaagttgatgacagtgaagatgatgttgataggctggaccagatgcttgaggatctgcagcctgaactggcaccagatcatcatgattcacctacaccggaggttcagaagttcttcgacctactcaaagcgtcagaagagcctcttcacgggcacactgacgtgaccgtcctcgaattcgtgacccggctgatgtcaatcaagtccaagtttgcatttttaattaattgttacaaggagcttgtggatttgattagcgaggttcttcctacgggtcacaagatgcccaaagacatgtaccagtccaagaaattgcttgaaggtcttgctaTGGAGtacgagaagattgatgtttgccaggacaattgtatgcttttttggaaggaacatggcagagagcagaaatgcttaaaatgtgggaagtcgaggtacgtggagcttgtaaatgaagatggggagaaggtggtgacaaaggttgcacataaacagcttcggtacatgcctctcactcctagagtgaaacgttagTTTCTCTCGAGTAATactgctatgcacatgaggtggcataaagattgtacggacaaacaagatgggttaatggttacatatttacaaataaatattgagttgtatgtaccaggatgagctgcacactgaggagcagcacaatgaggaggagcagcacaatgaggctgagcagcacaatgagaaGGTGGAGCAcgcgacatgggaccaggccgtgcagcatcaccagccatgggaccagtgggaccaccagagagagcagcaacatgcgtgggaccagtggggccaataggccgaaccggctgacaacccgatggatgatggctcaggAGGCTCTTTAGCAACACGCACACgttgctcaagaaaaagccactcagtaaagcctcgtcacgcgatagagcgagaggctgataggatcttaatcatgccacatggagatcggtgagtgtaatatattaacttatctcatataactattatgtgtattgttaatgtttttgtgtaatgcaggaattgggaggacctgtcctttgacggcaagggacaccacactcaggttaaccttatgttgggttctctttgccgccttcactaccctggtatagtgaaggtgtcaaacggtgataccgaggattaggtgctcgtcagtaccttggacgagtacaagtttaaaaaggaacgaaaccacaccgatagatagggacttgtgcgtaatgacttttgggtatggattctttattgtttttgttatgtttcttaatattgtaattctatgacttataccattgtatttgtattctttatgttgtagcttcgatatcggttgcctgatggagaggattacatgggcacgctgaacgtgtgttccaaaacaatgcaaagaaggtggtgaaggatgccatatactatgcgagaattcaggctacaaacctgtattttcaaaatcatccggaagaagcaggccccttgaattaaaaggaagggtcctcaaagatatatttgactgaggatcaatatcgtgagattagtattcaatttgttttaccctttttattgattgttgtgattgatataatatgtaacattatgtgtgcaggtgatggttccatggatggcgcccgtgcctgatgcgtactatgcctggtgtcgatattgggcttctgaAGGCTTCCAAAAAccgtcagcgcatcacaggcaatgtcgaggaaccaatcctaaccacaagtttggcggtgacgacatgctacgaaaagctaaaagaatggtaagtttgatctagctatgtcgatcaacaaatagtacgattgcttatgaatgttttttgtttatacaagaAGCTACAAGTGGCCAAAAgcttagtgacattgaggtctaccaggagggccacaaaggaccagaccctaacaaccctgaccagctctgcagccagacaaccACGAATCAGAtggtgagttttggcccaaaagtacaaacgttcaaagtatagaaattcttgcatttgtaaggttgtgaatgatgtataggcggcatatggggaggagatggttcgtcgccatggccctaaCTTTGACTGgtgccatgaaccggtggatccctcggtcgtgtacgcaagtggtggtagcaaagcgcatggacggtaagctctaacttatgaaattatatggttgacactaaattgattatgcagtaatcacaatttttgaatcacttatagatacgcactcttcaacggattcattgactcgtcgtcggtgagatctcagaggacgggtttgtcttcccgtagctcatgatctcgtcgaccgaacgagcaggagttggagattatgaggatgcgtgaagagatgagacaacaacacgaatttatggaggcttgcaatgcacataaccaagcgatgtatcaagtgagtacacataatccaaactctaaattattatattttaatacaacatcttcaatagtaacacatatgtttaacagttaatgcagcaatagggcatgacaccaaatattccaccgccaccacaatggagccagtttgcatccacaccagctccgccaccatagttcaacacccctccgacacatatacctgcacctggagatagggtacattTGATAACTCACGatgaatttatacacttgtatactttttgatattttcatttaacgtgttgatatttgctaacttgcataggttacgcccgaagcaggtggtagtgggtctgatcccacagcagggactggatttgttgactccctcttcgcgttccctcctcctggtggtggtggtggcagcggtcaaagctctaaccacccaagtggtggttatctctaaacacttgaactcgtGCACACTATGTTTCTTAACTCATTGACTCTATGTTTTTCGTGAACTAAACACTTGAACTTATGTGGTACTTTCTATTTGAAATGTTTGTGTAAActatgttggtggatgttatgtttgtaaTGCGTGAATTGATTatgaatgcatgtgtttgtaataTGTCTGTTCTGTGtgatatatatgttatgtgtgcagttgtggagaaatagtgacctaatttagtgctggttttgtagcagtatagggtaattctcatcggctattgtcacacccggttttagaaggcaaaccgaatgcgaaccatgtacgtgccaggatcagttattcacgtacacagcagttacataacatggacatcatcacacagtgctcaaaatactattaaaaagggaataatagtcgattacatcatacgtctgagacgtccatatagtccttacaataaatcaaagtgcggaaaagaaacgtagataaacgcggccttcacaggcagccgactgagggttgccgctaacccacacctagaactcgtcgtagtcttggaactcctggaagtctccttccacagcttcatcttctcctgagcagtggttgcaatgctgacaacctggggatgggggggggtttggtgtgtagagcaagggtgagtacacatcaacatactcagcaagtatcctgtttggctgtagtggactagctttatgtggggataagtcaagcagttgcttttagttggtcagattattatttactaatagaaagccaggttttagcattaacccaagttattagcccgatgtaccctttccaaacggaaagaataccacttaccagcaccaaagtcataaccaaaaccatcagtctcattgccacctgaaaaccaaagtgtctctgatcaagtaccactaatcactggagctcccttggccgctcataaccgcgagcacgactgatatatcagttttcaaacactctgcagaggttgtgcactttacccgcaagccgtgattccctttctgcccggagatcatgactctccattgatcactaccaaggtgacccagcagggcatcattacgtagcctttacaaagattccccagggctgtagccacccgttaggtttcctaaatgcaccgcactcctccccaaggggcgaacccaaacttggcagagcgagccgcatacaccgagccccattgacggcacaacggctaagcgaactacaccctggatcctctaattattcagctaagggcatcccattccaccctcatggttgcactgttttctcgggcggtcatctatagaacaggtccttacggagaggcactcgagaaaccgctcgagcccccttaaaggccacaagtacaacatcataataagagaagggaaaacaacgtatcatagataatctcatcatgttcattgattagagttgagcaatagcataaagctaaacaataataatccaagccaaataggtaaacaaggacatggataacaaaagctagtcaatccttaggtatacatgtgtaaagcgggaggtgaattaaagaatgaataggacagagataggtcaaaggacacttgcctccaccaaccgactgctgctcaggggcttctcatgcgagttcctcgggctcttcaaccggatcgttctctatgcgattgcaagcacacatacatccatccattcaaattaggaaacaaacagtacaccatacaagagaacaaataaagtaaatatgcatagaatatcacatacgataatgaatttaccttggttagaaagaaatggggaaaggtctcgcgagagttaaagcttatgctcgaggcgcactatgggtaaacgaataactaaacgttacgtgctctagttccaattggttctaacgaaagatttagctacatgcactaatgtaaacgtggccacttttagtagattaacattgaatgagatagatgattagttatacaaattaactaacgtaaccaatttccaaattgagactcctatcttattaatataaacacgtgattagcgcgcataggacacgggggggggggggggtagacggggcgtccgggggtagacgaaggcacgacgagtcgtgccaaggcacgcgcactacgcgggcacgcgcgcgaggccgcacgcacacgccacggactagccgtgcgcacgtcgggaccGTACGTTAgttgagctcaaagccgcgcgccataggcacgctgggccaagctcgaggccacgtAGGGGCCAACACGAcgtgagcaaggcacggcggggcgagcgggcaagcacgccgggacaagcgagcacgggcgagcgaggacgcggccgggcgaggccgggcgcgggggcgggcggtcgaacctgtaacacccctggtgttactgtaactaaaacttgagcatggcatcatagcattggcattgcatatgtttgacacacctagagtgcattcactaggcaaaaatttcaaacaagttgtattgttttaagtgttttgcaactagaaccctggttaaggaacttaaccctaaatggggattataggggtaaaactttacccaagttaagaaaacctaaatactttagggtaaaagtcataaaatgaccctaaggataagcttgaatcacttttatacccctgagataccagaaaccctaattggaaccctggaaaaccctaaaccaaaccctaggggcttatatgcaaaattagtc is a genomic window of Zea mays cultivar B73 chromosome 5, Zm-B73-REFERENCE-NAM-5.0, whole genome shotgun sequence containing:
- the LOC100276739 gene encoding endoplasmic reticulum-Golgi intermediate compartment protein 3, with protein sequence MDAFLQRLKRLDAYPKVNEDFYKWTLFGGIVTLVAAVVMLLLFISETRSYFYSATETKLVVDTSRRERLRVNVSTF